One genomic window of Campylobacter sp. MG1 includes the following:
- a CDS encoding M20/M25/M40 family metallo-hydrolase: MGVLENFKQIAAIPHCSFDAVKLKDFLINYAKSKGFEVLVDKAENILCKKGNPNICLQSHYDMVCVGDAPNINIIESDGFIKANNSTLGADNGIGIAIMMEAMNEFGDLECLFTANEEVGLIGANNLELKISSKHLLNLDSECVDRVIIGCAASLMMNVNIKLNYKNPSKKYLYEAHTKGYKGGHSGIDIIKNIPSAISDLALFLYKNDAELVSFSGGERTNSISVNAKAIFYSDTELKSSENIEITKLESKGEKVIQEDILSLIASYKHGVWSYSRDLNIVKTSVNLAIINQNNDELKLELFARSDNSADLDEVFYKTKAHFNNYEAKLLAKDEPWEPIPNDFTYAVLNSLQKYNPKASMSSIHAGLECGVLKTKQNELLCASIGPNILSPHSIYERCEISTIDIIKNTTFDLIKNYK; this comes from the coding sequence ATGGGAGTTTTAGAAAACTTTAAACAAATTGCAGCAATTCCGCATTGTAGTTTTGATGCAGTTAAATTAAAAGATTTTTTAATTAATTATGCAAAATCAAAAGGTTTTGAAGTATTAGTTGATAAGGCTGAAAATATTTTATGCAAAAAGGGAAATCCTAATATATGCTTACAAAGTCATTATGATATGGTTTGCGTTGGAGATGCACCTAATATAAATATAATAGAAAGTGATGGATTTATTAAAGCAAATAATTCAACCTTAGGTGCTGATAATGGTATAGGAATTGCCATTATGATGGAAGCTATGAATGAGTTTGGCGACCTTGAATGTTTATTTACCGCTAATGAAGAAGTAGGGCTTATAGGTGCAAATAATTTAGAGCTAAAAATTAGCTCAAAACACTTATTAAATCTTGATAGCGAGTGCGTAGATAGAGTAATCATTGGTTGTGCGGCGAGTTTGATGATGAATGTAAATATTAAGCTAAATTATAAAAACCCTAGTAAAAAATATTTATATGAAGCTCATACTAAAGGCTATAAAGGCGGTCATAGTGGGATTGATATTATTAAAAACATCCCTAGTGCTATTAGTGATTTAGCTTTATTTTTATATAAAAACGATGCTGAATTAGTAAGCTTTAGTGGTGGAGAAAGAACTAATAGTATAAGTGTAAATGCTAAGGCTATTTTTTATAGCGACACTGAACTTAAATCTAGTGAAAATATTGAAATAACCAAGCTTGAGAGTAAAGGTGAAAAAGTAATTCAAGAAGATATTTTAAGTCTAATTGCTAGTTATAAACACGGAGTTTGGTCTTATTCAAGGGATTTAAATATAGTAAAAACTAGCGTAAATCTAGCAATTATTAATCAAAACAATGATGAATTAAAGCTTGAATTATTTGCAAGAAGCGATAATTCAGCAGATTTAGATGAAGTATTTTATAAAACTAAAGCACATTTTAATAATTACGAAGCAAAACTACTTGCTAAAGATGAGCCTTGGGAGCCTATACCAAATGATTTTACTTATGCAGTGCTTAATTCTTTACAAAAATATAATCCAAAAGCTAGTATGAGTAGCATTCACGCAGGACTTGAGTGCGGAGTGCTAAAAACTAAGCAAAATGAATTATTATGTGCTTCAATAGGTCCAAATATCCTAAGCCCACATAGTATTTATGAAAGATGTGAGATTAGCACAATAGATATTATTAAAAACACAACATTTGATTTAATTAAAAACTACAAATAA
- the fumC gene encoding class II fumarate hydratase, translating into MSFRIEHDTMGEVKVPADKLWAAQTQRSLENFKIGTEKMPVELIHAFAHLKKSLALVNNDLGKLDNVKKDAIVKACDEILANKHNDEFPLAIWQTGSGTQTNMNLNEVIANLATKLSGMDFTKEKIVHPNDHVNMSQSSNDTFPTAMHIVAVLETERTLIPALEILEKTLDKKAKEFENIIKIGRTHLQDATPLTLGQEFSGYVYMLQSSKRHILKALEDVRELTIGGTAVGTGINAHPELSEKVSAKLSELLGTKFISSPNKFHGLTSHDALVFLHGAFKALAANLMKIANDIRWLASGPRCGLGELSIPENEPGSSIMPGKVNPTQSEALTMLSVQVMGNDAAIGFAASQGNFELNVFKPVIIYNFLQSLRLLADGMISFNDNCAIGITPNIDKITYNLNNSLMLVTALNPHIGYENAAKVAKNAHKKGISLKESCLELGLVSEEDFDKFVVPANMIKPK; encoded by the coding sequence ATGAGTTTTCGTATAGAACACGATACAATGGGTGAAGTTAAAGTTCCTGCAGATAAATTGTGGGCAGCACAAACACAAAGAAGTTTAGAGAATTTCAAAATTGGCACAGAAAAAATGCCTGTAGAATTAATCCACGCTTTTGCGCATCTTAAGAAGTCTTTAGCTTTAGTAAATAATGATTTAGGTAAATTAGACAATGTAAAAAAAGATGCAATCGTTAAAGCTTGTGATGAGATTTTAGCTAATAAACATAATGATGAATTCCCACTTGCTATATGGCAAACAGGTTCAGGAACACAAACAAATATGAACCTAAATGAAGTTATAGCAAATCTTGCTACTAAACTTAGTGGAATGGATTTTACTAAAGAAAAAATAGTTCATCCAAACGACCATGTAAATATGAGCCAAAGTTCAAATGATACATTCCCAACTGCAATGCATATAGTTGCAGTTTTAGAAACTGAAAGGACTTTAATTCCTGCATTAGAAATTCTAGAAAAAACACTAGATAAAAAAGCAAAAGAATTTGAAAATATAATTAAAATCGGAAGAACTCACTTGCAAGATGCAACCCCACTTACTTTAGGTCAAGAATTTAGTGGATATGTATATATGTTGCAAAGCTCAAAAAGACATATTTTAAAAGCACTTGAAGATGTAAGAGAGCTAACAATTGGCGGAACAGCTGTTGGAACTGGAATTAATGCCCATCCAGAACTTAGTGAAAAAGTATCAGCAAAATTAAGCGAACTTTTAGGCACTAAATTTATAAGCAGTCCAAACAAATTCCATGGACTTACAAGTCACGATGCTTTAGTATTTTTACACGGAGCATTTAAAGCTCTTGCAGCAAATTTAATGAAAATAGCAAACGATATTAGATGGCTTGCAAGTGGTCCTAGATGTGGTTTAGGAGAGCTTAGTATTCCTGAAAATGAGCCAGGTAGCTCAATTATGCCAGGTAAAGTAAATCCTACTCAAAGTGAAGCTTTAACAATGCTTAGCGTTCAAGTAATGGGAAATGATGCGGCAATTGGTTTTGCAGCTTCTCAAGGTAATTTTGAGCTAAATGTATTTAAGCCTGTGATTATTTATAATTTCTTACAAAGTTTAAGATTATTAGCTGATGGTATGATTAGTTTTAATGATAATTGTGCTATAGGAATTACTCCAAATATTGATAAAATTACTTATAATTTAAATAATTCTTTAATGCTAGTAACTGCATTAAATCCACATATTGGCTATGAAAATGCAGCAAAAGTTGCAAAAAATGCTCACAAAAAAGGAATTAGCCTAAAAGAATCTTGCTTAGAATTAGGCTTAGTTAGTGAAGAAGATTTTGATAAATTTGTAGTTCCTGCAAATATGATTAAGCCAAAATGA